TTAAGCTATAATTTAAAGTTGCCGACAAATTCTTTACCCataaattttctatttttttaaaaattatttcagCGATTTTGGAGATTACAGTATGCAAGTTTTGACTATGACTGTCCTGTATATTGGATTTTTAGTTTTAGttacttaaattatttttgtacagcattaaaatataattaagtaaagtactgtatataaggCTATATTCTTATGTGGATATTATGTCACagtaaattttgtattttctattgtttaataAGTTGTATATTTTTAGAGTTAAGAATATGAATGTAAGCagttatacagtaaatataaggCATTACAAAGATTATATTTTTAACGACATTATTATATAGAAGATAAAATAAAAGGAAAACTACACACAAGATATTAGAAGATGTTTATATTCGTAGCATTTAATTCTTTgcataatattttattcatacgAATCTTCCCTCGGGATATCTACCTGTTTCTGGTATGTTCCCTTGATGGACAAAATAGCCATTAAGAgaaaatcaaattttgttgcTAAATTAGTGAGAGAGCCGACTTCAAACTGATGTTAAAATAAAGAGCAGTTACCAAGTCAAATCAACATATTGTTAATGCTTTTAAACTCCatgcataatttattttacactgTCCGATAATTTTTCTCTGAATGTGAAGCAAGCAgtcttagggcctgtttctatagagcagagaatacggttttgaataccgttcttttcaagaaccgttttttcttgccagcagaaatgggtccccacaaaaaaccacaaaaaagaaccgatcttaaaaacggtttcaaaaaccccaattgattgcggtctcgatcgcaaagaaccgttctgaaaccggtttccgcggagcaatttttagctgcaacacaatcgcggtctcaatttgaccccaaaaactGAACTCTGCAGTCTGCTGCACTGGGATGATTGCGGTCATCTCGCAGTCAAACTCGCGCGataggacctaggcctaagtcatttttatttctctagatagtgagtattttatttaactaaaaaatgttgaccgatgccattacgaggttcgtaaaaaatatgtgaaggaaagaagatgaggggacttgtcgggagtcggaagaaagactcacgtataggcctacatgtttttaagaatattgtaaagcgtgtgaaaaatagacgagttcaacttgacaatatcagagggtgcgacgtacctatactttaaccaaggaccacaataacgtttcaggtaataattccccttctatgatgaaatggatgctatttcttggggatcgcgctatgcgaaaaaaagtaaacatgaccACGATCAAATCGCGCTTCCGCCTAACGAACTGCATTGTGGtgtatataatgacgtcattcataacgaacgcacatggacggaaccggttttattggagtaaaaattgagctgcaacgcgatctttatttataaacaacagccgaaaccggtttccaaaaaaccattcttttttatttttcaatagaaacaggcccttaaaGATACGAAACATTCATTTCCATCAATATGGCCTTGACAATATGACCGATAAATATGTTCAATAATAACATCACAGTATAAGTACCTGATATAGACACTTGGACTGTAAACCACCTATGTTACTAATGTACTACATTCACATCAATGTAATACTCAATGTTATTACTGATAGAGTACATTATTTTGTGTCGTCCAGTattgattttgaaaatgttcaaTAATGTAATCAACTGTTATGAACATGTGctattactgtatacattattgaattattttatattgatttggACAATGatgtaataaacatttatattacattattttgtaaacactATCTAACATTTTTACAATACTCAACAGTCATCATCCATGTGACTAATTTATATAATGTTCTATTGTATGTGCTAAATTATGATAGTGTTATACTGTACCCTTATAAGGTGTTAGTGTTCTGTCACATACTGTAGATACGGTCTATCATTAGTGTTGTGTCCCTAAAATATCCTGCTTAACTACATGAGTTTGATTTAGTGTTCTATCTATATAGATAGTAGTGTTACAATGGTTACAATCCACATGATTTAACCCTAAACAATGCAATTAACACTAATCAGAGTGTCCACTAAATGTGTATGTATACCATGTGATAATAGAAACactaaattgaataaaatagtaactgtattcaaatgtgttaAGGAAACTGCATTTTACTATAAAAATCATTGGAAGAATATGAAACATAAATATCTTAATTTTCAGTGTATATACAATAAATCAATCATCCTGATTATTGGgctaatatataataataaaaatgacattTAAGCTTGAAATTATGAatcctaattaaaaattacaaatttatgcTGGTAACACAGTCTTTGAATATTATGCTACTATAAATAATATCACATTTTAGAATTATTAACAAATGAATTTAAATCGTCACAAAAGTATCATTCAATATTTTGGACAATTCaactgtatacagtacacaatttgttttaataaattataatgtaattatagtATTAACATTCTGAAGtcaaatttgtaattatttattgattatgcAATTTAGAAATTCTTTTATTGCTAtgctttaaaaaatatgaatgttaATTATCTAATAAATAATTTAGTGTTTCAAccatatattataatacattttacaattgaAAATAACTAATAAGAAAATAAGTTAGGATCAAGTATTATTTTTTGAATTGATTGTtgctttaaacaaaaataaacaaaccaaTGCAAGCCAGCTTAATTGGATGGCTCCTCAAGGCCTGGCTAACTCATGACTGCTTGCATTCAGTGAGTGTGCTTACCAAAATAGAAACACAGGCTACACCATGTAATCTAGACTGCTGCTATATGTTCTTAATttaactttaggcctagctacgTCCTTTATGTGCTTCCTTAATCTATACTTAGGCATGCTATTATCTATCTTATTAGACCACGCATAACGCCTATCTGGCCTAGACAGGTAACAACCTTGTCACCTTGAATTGGTTTCTGTGAAACTATATAAACAAACAATGCGTTGTTTTGCAAGAAatttactataaaataaaaatagatcgACATTTCAAATCCACAACTGAATATCCTAACAAAAATATATCCAAATTCGGCAACTAAGCACGTACTTTGATTTGAGATTTAAGTACCTGTTGTATGATTCCGACGCATGCATGGGTGCACAACCCTAGTCAGAATTAGACGATACTTCGCAAGTCAGGTAAAAACAACAAACTAAAACAAAAGTATGGTAGAACTTTTCAAAATATACTATCCGAGAGTTGatcaaatacaaattttaaactAGCCTACCTGGTATGAATCTGGTGTAGAACAATTCACACTTCACACGTTTTAAGATCCGTAGTCAACTAAGCAACGTTCCTAATTATCGGCTTCTAAGGCCGGTAATTAGCAGCTCCCAGAGCCGCGGAGAAGCAAAACATATTACCCTCAAGAGAACTAAACTTAAACTTACGTTTTCTGGAAAACCAAATAGCGCTGGAATACGAAACTTCTCCACTTGATAAATATGGAAGTATTCTTCGAGCGACGAGGTGTTTCGCGCGTAATCAGTGAGATCTTCGGTAAGTTTTCGAAGAGAAAAGAGCGAGCGAATCATACCCAATCAGTCAGGCACGGCATAATTCGCTAATTATTTCCAAAATGGCAGAGAGCGCTGATAATCAATGGGCATGCGTAATAGGTGTAAGACAATTTACATATTCTTTCACCCACTAATGCCTACTGTCAAATATTTACTTTAGCAAACAACACCGCCCATAAGAAAACAATAATTCCAGCAATTGCTTAACAGAAATATAAACCCTTAGCAAAGGATTGATGAGTGAATAATTCCGTTGCGATGCTCAAAGCTGAGTGAGGGTGTAAATTGAGATCGGGAAATCCTCATCATTGAGACAAAAAACCAAGGTTAATTCCTCCAGCGAAAGTCACTGCTGATGTGCTAACCTCATTTGCATAAAGCCAATTTCTACCCCAGACCCCATTTTGTCCTAATGCGCTGGAAAGAAAAACGGGTATGGATGAATGGATGTGTAGTAGTACACTGCTACAGTGAAGTGAGTGGTGAATTCTAATAGCATTCAGCTTCATTGACTGTGTGAGTGGTGGTAGAGATTTATTTCGTAGAAAAACACGCTTGAAATAGCCGCAAAATATTGCGCGACGTCAACAGCGTAGACAGATCACGTGATTACAATATATGACCTCAGAAAACCTTATGAGTTGCAATAATCTCTTGTCGCGCATCCTAAGCATGAACTTAGTTTGAACTTAAGTATAAGAAACATATAATAAGGAAAATGGTGTGTATTTAACCGCTTAGAAAGTAagcaatattatataaatttacataacgTTCATGCTTAAAATGTAAGCAATGAATCCCGCTAGCTGGATCGTCTTATTATAGCCCGTGCTTAATTACTTTTCCAAAAGAACGTCTGGCAATACTGGTCAAGGCCATCGGAAGTGACGTAATGGGGAAGCCACACACGTGTGAGAGAGACgagtttgtaaacaaaaaaggtGAGAGAGAGCGACGCTCGTTTCGCAGATGatagaaataaaattgtttgtCTTGTACTATTATCCACCGAAAATACGCATACATTAGTTAGAAAGAAAgatataattgaattttaaaaccgaaaaaacaattttaagctCACTGAACGTAACATTAACAACTGTGGCTAGGCAAGGCATTTATTCGGCTGGAGGCGACGGATACGACGACTGAAAACGTATAGGCTCGCTGAACATTGCTGTCGGTAGAGCAGGCCTGGGCCTAGATAAAGGCTTTTAAATATTAGACAAGTAACACAGTATTATATTGAAAAGTAGACAATAAACTTTAGGAGCTAACAAATAATGGCTTTAGAAATTGAGAGAAAATTTGTAATTCATGAAAAGAGTGAGGAAATTTTAGTACAGAAAGGTGGAATAAAGAAAAGAGAAGTTTCTTTTACTGATAGATATTTTGACacaacaaattatgacttatcTTTATCAGACACATGGCTGAGAAAAAGAGGGGATAAATGGCAACTTAAACATCCTCCTAAAGAACGCTGTAACAGTTTAACTTGCCAATATGTAGAAATAGAAACCGATTACGGAATCGCTATGTATTTATCGCATCAATTCCCTGTTTTATTCAACCATTCTGAAGCAACAATGGTTGATATAAGCCAATGTCTGACTGAGTTTGCAAAGTTCGTTACGAACAGAAAGACTTATGCAATCGATGATTTCAATGTTGATTTTGACAGAACTGATTTTGACTTTGAGGTGGGTGAGATTGAGCTGGTGGATTGCAATGATAAGCAAGATGTACATTCAATGGTAGACAAAGTTGACAAGTTTGCAGAGTCCTTAGGTATGATTACAGGTTGGGGGTGGGGTGGGGTGGGGTGGGGTGGGGCGGGGCGGGGCGGGGCGGGAGAATGGGTACATCCAATATGCTGAGAAAGGGGTAAATAGGGTATGGGATCCTTCCCTAGCAAGCATTTCCTACTGTAGAAAACAATTTTGTGGGGTGGGGATGAGGTTGAGACACAGGTGGAGCTGATATATTTGCAATCCACCCTATCCCTCCTTTACATAACAAATGCATTTATGTTGTTAACTTTGTGTCATAGGGATAGCTCTAACTCTAACAGCAGTAGAGCTaacttagaggtttcacaacatgcgctatataaatccaggatattattattattataaaactttaagaattgttattaaaatgtaCTACATAATGTATGTAATATATTAAGATAAATAAGTAATATATTATTCACTATATAATTGTTGGTACAATGGTTTTTACTAACTTCCTCCCCTTTTATTATCATAAATcaattattaccatatttattttgtatcatatTTGTAATCCCATCACAACATCAGTGTCAtcatattcaattttttttaatgattttatgattataattaacgtagaaagaaaaaacaaacattaaatcaATTATCAGTATTCTATACCAACTGTCAAAAACTGGAGTTATTTTATTCAGTACTGTAGTGACTTTAAGTCAGCAGAATCTTGTAGGAATAAGTCAAAATATACCACATATTATATTTAGTTCACAGCGGAATtacacaataaaaatataaattaaaagcaAGATATGAATTCCATACAGAATTATGAAAACATAAAAACTACTTTTATAGTATCAGCGATGATATGATTCAAATTGGTTGGTGTAATCCAGCTAAGATTAAAGCATTCATAAAACAGGTTGTATGAATATATATGAAGTTAGAAGATTATAAAAGCATTATTCAGATATAATTctctattttatttttccaaTTGTGGCGTTTAATTAGTTATATTTTCTTAATATAGACCCATTTGGACGCTGGATTAAATATTTAGCTTTGctctaattaaaaaatgttcaaatttcaactatttttaatcattcATATTAATACATGAAATTATCAAATCATTTTGAAGGCTTACAGAGAAACTGTACACTTAATGATGATATTGGTATTATAGTGCTAcgtaacaaataaaaatagtctGTGAGATTGAATAAAATTGTCTTCACCACAAAGCTTTAAACTTGGATTCTTCTATTGGATATGCAGATACTATAAGCAGACCCAAAGAGGTGGGCGCAGCCAACTGGACAAAGCAATATTTAAGTTcaaaacattataatgtttagGTCCTGGgccaatattttatttatttatttattttaaccatatttaatgagggtgatccatccagcatttgctgatcatttgggaccctcagaacagatacaatacacaaaatacatcaaaaacagaaaagttaaagaaaaaaaacaccaaaaaataaaattaattacataagaataaaaatctgaataaaaaaattttaaatagaGAAAATATCCACCAATACAGTatcttattatttaaaaatacaactgGATAGCGTCTGGCTGTTTGTCCTACTACTTAATAGTGATGTATCTTCTATGCTTTGTAGGCTATTTAAACAGACAAACTTACTACAGTACAATGTAATTGATAGATGGCATCAACTTAGTTGAAGAATTCCATCTTTAAACAACTTTGTTTCACCTGATTTATTTACCTACCATCAAATTTCATTGTGTACATGGTACAATGGACAGCAACTCTTACAACAACGACCTGGTTTAACaataaaagaacaaaattaACATGTGAAGACATATTCAACGTACTTTGACACactaataaagtaaataaaccTACTGTACCTAGTTGTTGGTAATGGCCGATGCCTTTCTTTTTCTTACACTGTATTCAACAGGGGAGTGTCAAACATTTCTGAAAGGGGATCgagtggagtggagttgtggcttaatggttgatgcttggctaccactccaaggtcctgggttcaagtcctgtcacgtgtcaggacaaaattacaactccactcccaaaaacttgtaataagactttctttatgtagagcatcttgtgtatatgtttgtcttgtgaacctaagtatgagggtccctaatgatcagttTATTATTGCAGTAATACAGTGTGATTACTCAATCAGAAACACTTGTTTtcaacattataattattttttccaaacaTGGATTCATGGACCAGCCAATCAAaggtggatccaggattttgaaatagggagtCGGGGATCAGCGATTTGTTTTGCATTCCTATACCCCTCCATCGACTGGATCTGCCTATGTGGAAAATCTAGGCAGAAGGCCATCTCTTTTTAATGAATACCacattttctatgttttttcacATACATGgaaagtatttaattatttttcaggtttttaATGACCTGTCATAAGTCATGTATATATTGACAGTACTGTTTTCTTAGGAGTTATAGTTTAAAAGTCAATTCTAAACAAACCAAGCCTACCTACTCATTTACTTCAAAGCCTCGTCGCATTTTCTCTCCTACAAGTTCATGCGTAAATGTTAACTGTATAAACACACGGCTTATCTGGAAATGAGAAATCATGGACCGATATCTAcggatttattttatattttgatggcTTGATGTTTTAAGCCCATGTTTTTTCTGATGGCAAATTAAAGTAGGCCCATGTCATTGAATAATGAGTAAAGGAATAACTTAAGTTTAACACTCAACTTGTGTATACCTAGCATATGTTACGCAAAACCCTGCGATACACCAGatgaaatcaaataaattcGCATCACAAGGCTCTCGTAACCATAAAAAGAATTTGATAACATGATATGCTGATCCAAACTAAAAGAAAATTAAGCTTAATTTTATCTAGGTATTAAAAGGCAATACTGTAATAAAGTGGACTCATTAGACAAATGTAATAAGTATTTCAAACAGTATTGTAACACAATCCAAATATATGTTTGTGATAAATATTAACGAAAAGAAAGAAATTCTAAactccaataataataataccaaaagaaaaaaatgaagtGTTTTAAATGGAAAAATAAGAAAACCAAACCAAGACTCGAACTTAGATCTTTTGCTTGATATGGCAGATAGCATACCATTAAACCACTAATTGTGATAAAAACTCTAAATCGGCTAATGATATATTGgaaattaatatttagtatCTAAAATGCAATATAGCTGAACATTTCCTGTTAAACAAACAAGGAGATTTCGCTgtagccaacccctattcaggtgacatcTTTATAAATGCCCTTTTTGTGGCTCCAGAAAGCATCCCTTTGAAATGTTGTATATGTACACATCTAATAAAGAGAGTTTAAGACAGTGTATACTACAGTAATATATTGTGGTTGTATAGGTATTTAGAACTGTATAAATATTACCAACAACAAATTCCACAATTCTTTTTCATAACGCACATTTTGCTGCAATTAACCA
This region of Antedon mediterranea chromosome 8, ecAntMedi1.1, whole genome shotgun sequence genomic DNA includes:
- the LOC140056795 gene encoding thiamine-triphosphatase-like; its protein translation is MALEIERKFVIHEKSEEILVQKGGIKKREVSFTDRYFDTTNYDLSLSDTWLRKRGDKWQLKHPPKERCNSLTCQYVEIETDYGIAMYLSHQFPVLFNHSEATMVDISQCLTEFAKFVTNRKTYAIDDFNVDFDRTDFDFEVGEIELVDCNDKQDVHSMVDKVDKFAESLEFSTSERVKSKMEEFLQKFRPEHYKILVEANIL